The following coding sequences are from one Sphingobium sp. Cam5-1 window:
- a CDS encoding tyrosine recombinase XerC, with translation MQNLVEAWRQHLALDRRRSTHTVRAYMATAERLIAFLTEHRGEAVTAAGLARVDQADLRAFLTARRMDGIGNGSAARELSAVRGFLRFVGGEDARVPLLKGPKVKRGLPRPISPDEAVALAGEIAETAREGWIGARDWAVLLLLYGAGLRIGEAMGLMGDVLPLGDTLRVTGKRGKTRIVPLLPQVRAAIEAYVAVCPYPVERDEVLFRGARGGPLSAALIRRAVQGARGRLGLSDRTTPHALRHSFATHLLGRGADLRSLQELLGHASLSSTQIYTQVDAAHLLDVYRNAHPRA, from the coding sequence TTGCAGAACCTGGTAGAAGCATGGCGGCAGCATCTGGCACTGGACCGACGGCGTTCGACGCATACGGTGCGCGCCTATATGGCGACGGCGGAGCGGTTGATCGCTTTCCTGACAGAGCATCGCGGGGAAGCGGTGACGGCGGCGGGCTTGGCGCGGGTGGATCAGGCGGACCTGCGCGCGTTCCTGACGGCGCGGCGGATGGACGGGATCGGCAATGGATCGGCGGCTCGGGAATTGTCGGCGGTGCGCGGTTTCCTGAGGTTCGTCGGTGGCGAGGATGCGCGGGTGCCGCTGCTGAAAGGGCCGAAGGTGAAGCGGGGTTTGCCCCGGCCGATCTCGCCTGACGAGGCGGTGGCGCTGGCGGGAGAGATTGCGGAGACGGCGCGGGAAGGATGGATCGGCGCGCGGGACTGGGCGGTGCTGCTGCTGCTGTACGGCGCGGGGCTGCGGATCGGCGAGGCGATGGGGTTGATGGGCGATGTGCTGCCGCTGGGCGACACGCTGCGGGTGACGGGCAAGCGGGGCAAGACCCGGATCGTGCCGCTGCTGCCGCAGGTACGGGCGGCGATCGAGGCTTATGTGGCGGTTTGTCCTTATCCTGTGGAGCGGGATGAAGTGCTGTTCCGGGGCGCGCGGGGTGGTCCGTTGTCGGCGGCTTTGATCCGGCGCGCGGTGCAGGGTGCGCGGGGAAGGCTGGGGCTGTCGGATCGGACGACGCCGCATGCTTTGCGGCATAGCTTTGCGACGCATTTGCTGGGGCGCGGGGCGGACTTGCGGTCGTTGCAGGAGCTGCTGGGGCATGCGAGCCTATCATCGACGCAGATTTATACGCAGGTGGATGCGGCGCATTTGCTGGATGTTTATCGGAATGCGCATCCTCGGGCTTGA
- a CDS encoding MBL fold metallo-hydrolase: MATAPDMADMPTGTLLQISPRIGRVLAPNPSPFTYTGTQTYLVGSEDVAVIDPGPADPDHLAALLAAIADRPVRAILCTHTHRDHSPAAAPLSAQTGAPIIGCAPLVLDDDGPRADAAFDPSYTPDRILADGEQVAGEGWTLEAVATPGHTSNHLCFALVEENALFTGDHVMGWSTSVISPPDGDMADYMRSMQRLLDREDVIYYPAHGDPVPNPRRLVRGMMGHRKQREGQIMRFLERNGASEIPAMVAEMYKGIDPRLHPAAGRSVLAHLIDLDGRGVAEVAGDGRWQLR, translated from the coding sequence ATGGCAACCGCACCTGACATGGCCGACATGCCCACGGGCACGCTGCTGCAAATCTCGCCGCGCATCGGCCGTGTTCTTGCGCCCAATCCCTCGCCCTTCACCTATACGGGCACCCAGACCTATCTGGTCGGGTCAGAGGACGTGGCGGTGATCGATCCCGGCCCCGCCGATCCCGATCATCTCGCCGCGCTACTCGCCGCGATCGCAGACCGCCCCGTGCGCGCCATCCTGTGTACCCATACCCATCGCGACCACAGCCCTGCCGCCGCGCCGCTCTCGGCACAGACTGGCGCGCCCATCATCGGCTGCGCGCCGCTGGTGCTGGACGATGACGGCCCGCGCGCCGACGCCGCCTTCGACCCTTCCTATACGCCCGACCGCATCCTTGCCGATGGCGAACAGGTAGCGGGCGAGGGCTGGACGCTCGAAGCCGTCGCCACGCCCGGCCACACCTCGAACCATCTCTGCTTCGCTTTGGTGGAGGAAAATGCCCTCTTCACCGGCGATCATGTCATGGGCTGGTCCACCAGCGTCATCTCGCCCCCAGACGGCGACATGGCTGACTATATGCGATCGATGCAGCGGCTGCTCGATCGGGAGGATGTGATCTATTATCCCGCCCATGGCGATCCGGTTCCCAATCCGCGTCGTCTGGTGCGCGGCATGATGGGCCATCGCAAGCAGCGGGAAGGGCAGATCATGCGCTTCCTTGAGCGCAACGGCGCATCCGAAATCCCGGCGATGGTGGCGGAGATGTACAAGGGCATCGATCCGCGCCTTCATCCTGCCGCCGGGCGTTCGGTCCTTGCCCACCTCATTGACCTCGACGGCCGGGGCGTGGCGGAGGTGGCAGGGGATGGCCGCTGGCAACTGCGCTAG
- the nadA gene encoding quinolinate synthase NadA codes for MNAITGIPQGTDLRAEIDRLRKERNAVILGHYYQKPEIQDLSDFVGDSLELSRKAAETDADVIAFCGVRFMAETAKILSPEKIVVLPDMDAGCSLEDSCPPAQFKAFREAHPDHIALSYINCSAEVKALSDIIVTSSSAETILSQIPREQKIIFGPDKHLGGYLKRKFNRDMLLWPGVCIVHEAFSETELLKLKAQHPDAPIAAHPECPPYIVDHADYVGSTSGILQYAKTMTGDTLIVATEPHIIHQMRKAVPEKNFIGAPGADGNCNCNVCPYMALNTMEKLYLSLRDLQPRIEMEEGLRLAAKKSLDRMLELASGTVGKGDVGNR; via the coding sequence ATGAACGCCATCACCGGAATCCCGCAGGGGACCGACCTTCGCGCGGAGATCGACCGCCTGCGCAAGGAACGCAACGCCGTCATCCTCGGCCATTATTATCAAAAGCCCGAAATTCAGGACCTGTCCGACTTCGTCGGCGACAGCCTGGAACTCTCGCGCAAGGCGGCGGAAACGGACGCCGACGTCATCGCGTTCTGCGGCGTGCGCTTCATGGCCGAGACCGCCAAGATTCTAAGCCCCGAAAAGATCGTCGTCCTGCCCGACATGGACGCCGGCTGTTCGCTAGAAGACAGCTGCCCGCCCGCCCAGTTCAAGGCGTTCCGCGAGGCCCATCCCGATCACATCGCCTTGAGCTACATCAATTGCTCGGCCGAGGTGAAGGCGCTGTCCGACATCATCGTCACCAGCTCTTCGGCGGAAACCATCCTCTCCCAGATCCCGCGCGAGCAGAAGATCATCTTCGGCCCCGACAAGCATCTCGGCGGCTACCTGAAGCGCAAGTTCAACCGCGACATGCTGCTATGGCCGGGCGTCTGCATCGTCCACGAAGCGTTCAGCGAGACGGAACTGTTGAAGCTCAAGGCCCAGCATCCCGACGCCCCCATCGCCGCGCACCCGGAATGCCCGCCCTATATCGTCGATCATGCCGATTATGTGGGGTCCACCAGCGGCATCCTGCAATATGCCAAGACGATGACCGGCGACACGCTGATCGTCGCGACCGAACCGCACATCATCCACCAGATGCGCAAGGCGGTGCCGGAAAAGAACTTCATCGGCGCCCCCGGCGCGGACGGCAACTGCAACTGCAACGTCTGCCCCTATATGGCGCTCAACACGATGGAAAAGCTGTACCTGTCGCTCCGCGACCTCCAGCCCCGCATCGAAATGGAGGAGGGCCTCCGCCTCGCCGCGAAGAAGAGCCTCGACCGCATGCTGGAACTCGCCAGCGGCACGGTAGGGAAGGGCGATGTGGGTAATCGCTGA
- the nadC gene encoding carboxylating nicotinate-nucleotide diphosphorylase, which translates to MTFTLPGFDLDAFIASTLAEDLGPEGRDVTSEAVIPADAIFEGVMDSRDAVTLAGLPIAAAFFRALDPDVEIELLRQDGDRVAPGTDIMRIRGKARAMLTAERSALNTVQHLTGIATMTRAYVDAIMGTGATLLDTRKTIPGLRVLEKYATRQGGATNHRMGLWDAAMIKDNHVAVAGSVEEAVRRAAAAGIESIIVEVDRVDQIEPALAAGATHLLLDNMDAPTLRGAVTLVGGRVPTEASGGVTLQTIRAKAETGVTYISVGRLTQSAPAADIGLDFAFA; encoded by the coding sequence ATGACCTTCACCTTGCCCGGCTTCGACCTCGATGCCTTCATCGCCTCCACCCTCGCCGAAGACCTCGGCCCCGAAGGCCGCGACGTCACCAGCGAAGCAGTCATCCCCGCCGACGCGATCTTCGAAGGCGTGATGGACAGCCGCGACGCAGTCACGCTAGCTGGCCTCCCCATCGCCGCAGCCTTCTTCCGCGCGCTCGACCCGGACGTCGAGATCGAACTGCTCCGCCAAGATGGCGACCGCGTCGCGCCAGGCACTGACATCATGCGCATCCGGGGCAAGGCACGCGCGATGCTGACGGCGGAGCGCTCCGCGCTCAACACCGTCCAGCATCTGACCGGCATCGCCACCATGACCCGCGCCTATGTCGATGCGATCATGGGCACCGGCGCGACCCTGCTCGACACGCGCAAGACGATCCCCGGCCTGCGCGTCCTCGAAAAATATGCGACGCGTCAGGGCGGCGCGACCAATCACCGCATGGGCCTGTGGGACGCGGCGATGATCAAGGACAATCATGTCGCCGTCGCAGGCTCGGTAGAGGAAGCCGTCCGCCGCGCCGCCGCCGCCGGGATCGAAAGCATCATCGTCGAGGTGGACCGCGTCGACCAGATCGAACCCGCGCTCGCCGCCGGGGCAACCCACCTGTTGCTAGACAATATGGACGCGCCCACCCTGCGCGGCGCGGTCACATTGGTCGGCGGCCGCGTACCGACCGAGGCGTCAGGCGGCGTCACCCTCCAGACCATCCGCGCCAAGGCCGAAACCGGCGTAACCTACATCAGCGTCGGTCGCCTCACCCAGTCCGCCCCCGCCGCCGACATCGGCCTGGACTTCGCGTTCGCCTGA
- a CDS encoding DUF4112 domain-containing protein: MALSQDQFDRVVRDLPGFGRDPASVRRRIEAMEAVLEGVFVIPGTNRRVGLDSLVGLIPVVGDLATAAMGAWIVWEARNLGMSKWQLTRMAANVGFDTVVGAIPFAGDVFDFLFKSNTKNLRIIRRHLDKHHPSTVTIEG, translated from the coding sequence ATGGCGTTATCGCAAGACCAGTTTGACCGTGTGGTACGTGACCTGCCGGGCTTTGGCCGCGACCCCGCTTCGGTGCGGCGGCGGATCGAGGCGATGGAGGCGGTGCTGGAAGGGGTGTTCGTCATTCCCGGCACGAACCGGCGCGTGGGGCTGGACAGTCTGGTCGGCCTTATCCCGGTGGTGGGCGATTTGGCGACTGCGGCCATGGGCGCCTGGATCGTATGGGAAGCGCGGAATCTGGGCATGTCGAAATGGCAGCTGACGCGGATGGCGGCCAATGTGGGGTTCGACACGGTCGTGGGGGCGATTCCGTTCGCCGGTGACGTGTTCGACTTTCTGTTCAAGTCCAACACGAAGAATTTGCGGATCATCCGTCGGCATCTGGACAAACACCATCCTTCGACGGTGACGATCGAGGGTTAA
- a CDS encoding ABC transporter substrate-binding protein, whose amino-acid sequence MTVAAPLLRSMAVLLGAAAMIAGCSQEASGPVVVSVIGSPADFAKPIENLPNPGAKLILEATAQGLVAFDAGGEILPALAQRWIVEEDGRSYIFRLRRAQWADGTKVTAKDVARLLMARIETLRRLDPDGPLDAVEAVVPMTGEVIEIRLAYPRPYLLQMLAQPQMALLSRQGGTGPYRREAWGKALTLTPVDKAPKDDDGDEAKAAAWETRILRADRAALAIIRFREGKAAAVLGGRFADLPLLVPAGVDRDAVRIDPVQGLLGFAVTGKGKLLDDDGVRRAINMAIDRSQLPILFPLGGWAITDQIVPAQLDLPRPPTAPDWTAMPLEDRRAAASAVITRWRSDNGDAPVLRVALPEGPGATSLFALVRHDLALIGLRVERVGMKDDADLRLIDEVAAYDSVLWYLGRAGCARKVHCSEEADAQLRAASMAGSAAERMARVAQAEALMQAHNGYIALGAPVRWSLVSRRLTGFMPSPRARHPLNHLFRSPN is encoded by the coding sequence ATGACCGTGGCTGCTCCCCTGCTTCGATCGATGGCTGTCCTTCTGGGCGCGGCCGCGATGATCGCGGGCTGTTCGCAGGAGGCGAGCGGGCCGGTGGTGGTGAGCGTGATCGGATCACCCGCTGACTTCGCCAAACCTATCGAAAACCTGCCCAATCCGGGCGCCAAGCTGATTCTGGAGGCCACCGCGCAGGGGTTGGTCGCCTTTGATGCGGGTGGAGAGATACTGCCCGCGCTCGCCCAGCGCTGGATCGTCGAGGAGGACGGGCGCAGCTATATCTTTCGCCTGCGGCGCGCGCAGTGGGCCGATGGGACGAAGGTGACGGCGAAGGATGTCGCGCGGCTGCTGATGGCGCGGATCGAGACGTTGCGGCGGCTGGACCCGGACGGGCCGCTGGACGCGGTGGAGGCGGTCGTGCCGATGACCGGCGAGGTGATCGAGATTCGCCTTGCCTATCCCCGTCCCTATTTGTTGCAGATGCTGGCACAGCCGCAAATGGCGCTGTTGTCGCGGCAGGGCGGCACCGGGCCTTACCGGCGCGAGGCATGGGGCAAGGCGCTGACGCTGACGCCGGTCGACAAGGCGCCCAAGGATGACGATGGGGATGAGGCGAAGGCGGCGGCGTGGGAAACACGCATATTGCGCGCGGACAGGGCCGCGCTGGCGATCATCCGTTTTCGTGAGGGCAAGGCAGCGGCGGTGCTGGGCGGGCGGTTCGCCGACCTGCCGCTGCTGGTGCCGGCCGGGGTCGATCGCGATGCGGTGCGGATCGACCCGGTGCAGGGCCTTTTGGGATTTGCCGTGACGGGCAAGGGCAAGCTGCTGGACGATGACGGCGTGCGGCGGGCGATCAACATGGCGATCGATCGCAGCCAGTTGCCCATATTGTTTCCGCTGGGCGGGTGGGCCATCACCGACCAGATCGTGCCTGCGCAGCTGGACCTGCCACGGCCGCCGACCGCGCCGGATTGGACAGCGATGCCGTTGGAGGACCGGCGGGCGGCGGCCAGTGCGGTCATCACACGGTGGCGCAGCGACAATGGTGACGCTCCGGTGCTGCGCGTGGCTTTACCAGAGGGGCCGGGGGCGACGAGCCTGTTCGCGCTCGTCCGCCATGACCTGGCGTTGATCGGATTGCGGGTCGAGCGGGTGGGCATGAAGGATGATGCCGACCTGCGGTTGATCGATGAAGTTGCCGCTTATGATAGCGTGCTCTGGTATCTCGGCCGCGCCGGGTGTGCGCGCAAGGTGCATTGTTCGGAGGAGGCCGATGCACAGTTGCGGGCGGCGAGCATGGCGGGCAGCGCGGCGGAGCGGATGGCGCGGGTGGCGCAGGCCGAGGCGCTGATGCAGGCGCATAACGGCTATATTGCCTTGGGCGCGCCGGTGCGATGGTCGCTGGTGTCGCGGCGGCTGACCGGATTCATGCCTTCGCCCCGCGCGCGGCATCCATTGAACCATCTGTTCCGCAGCCCCAATTAA